One genomic segment of Musa acuminata AAA Group cultivar baxijiao chromosome BXJ3-3, Cavendish_Baxijiao_AAA, whole genome shotgun sequence includes these proteins:
- the LOC103977200 gene encoding probable methyltransferase PMT2: protein MAIKSSSGEGRTRSSLTIIIVVGLCCFFYVLGAWQRSGFGRGDSIALQVTQQTECTISPNLNFETHHGGSGSLSDLGDSVVKTFEACHDRYTDYTPCQDQKRAMTFPRENMIYRERHCPLDKVKLYCLIPAPKGYVAPFPWPKSRDYVPYANVPYKSLTVEKAVQNWVQYEGNVFRFPGGGTQFPQGADKYIDQLASVIPIANGTVRTALDTGCGVASWGAYLLKRNVLAMSFAPRDSHEAQVQFALERGVPAVIGVLGSIKLPYPSRAFDMAHCSRCLIPWGANDGIYMMEVDRVLRPGGYWVLSGPPINWKSNYQAWQRTKEDLSEEQEKIEEIAKLLCWEKVSEKGEIAIWRKRINAESCPGRQDENPINVCKATNPDDVWYKKMESCVNQYPEVSSAEEVAGGELKPFPQRLKAIPPRIASGSVPDFSVKSYQGDVKLWQKHVKAYKKINKLLDTGRYRNIMDMNAGLGSFAAAIESPKLWVMNVVPTIAEMSTLGVIYDRGLIGIYHDWCEAFSTYPRTYDLIHANGVFSLYQNKCKMEDILLEMDRILRPEGAVIFRDDVDVLIKVKKIVGGMRWNIKLVDHEDGPLVPEKILVAVKQYWVGGNKSKKDKH from the exons ATGGCTATAAAGTCGAGTTCAGGAGAGGGAAGGACCAGGAGCTCATTAACCATAATTATTGTGGTCGGCCTCTGTTGCTTTTTCTATGTTTTGGGTGCATGGCAGAGGAGTGGTTTTGGGAGGGGTGATAGTATTGCACTACAGGTTACTCAGCAGACAGAATGCACAATTTCACCGAATCTAAACTTTGAGACCCACCATGGTGGATCAGGCAGCCTTAGTGATCTTGGTGATTCAGTAGTCAAGACATTTGAGGCTTGCCATGACCGTTACACCGATTACACTCCTTGCCAGGATCAAAAGCGGGCCATGACCTTCCCACGAGAGAACATGATCTACAGAGAGAGACATTGCCCGCTTGATAAGGTGAAACTGTATTGTCTTATACCAGCACCTAAGGGATATGTTGCCCCTTTTCCATGGCCTAAGAGCCGTGATTATGTTCCCTATGCTAATGTCCCATACAAGAGCTTGACAGTCGAGAAGGCTGTTCAGAATTGGGTTCAGTATGAGGGCAATGTATTCAGGTTTCCTGGCGGAGGAACGCAGTTCCCACAAGGCGCAGACAAATATATAGACCAACTTGCATCTGTTATTCCAATTGCTAATGGAACTGTCAGAACTGCATTAGACACGGGTTGCGGG GTTGCTAGTTGGGGTGCTTATTTGTTGAAAAGGAATGTGTTAGCCATGTCGTTTGCACCAAGGGACTCTCATGAGGCACAGGTACAGTTCGCGCTAGAACGAGGTGTTCCTGCAGTTATTGGTGTCCTTGGCTCAATTAAGCTTCCATACCCATCTAGAGCCTTTGATATGGCTCACTGTTCAAGGTGCTTGATTCCGTGGGGTGCAAATG ATGGAATTTACATGATGGAGGTGGATAGGGTTCTCAGGCCTGGTGGTTATTGGGTACTTTCAGGCCCGCCAATTAACTGGAAGAGTAACTATCAGGCATGGCAGCGTACAAAAGAGGATCTTTCAGAGGAACAAGAGAAGATAGAGGAAATCGCTAAACTTCTTTGCTGGGAAAAGGTTTCCGAGAAGGGAGAAATCGCCATTTGGAGGAAGAGAATCAATGCTGAATCCTGCCCTGGAAGGCAAGATGAAAACCCCATAAATGTATGCAAAGCAACAAACCCTGATGATGTTTG GTACAAGAAGATGGAATCTTGTGTTAACCAATATCCTGAAGTTAGTAGTGCTGAAGAGGTTGCAGGAGGTGAATTGAAGCCATTCCCTCAAAGGCTAAAAGCTATTCCACCTAGAATAGCTAGTGGTTCTGTGCCTGATTTCTCAGTCAAATCTTATCAAGGAGATGTCAAACTGTGGCAAAAGCATGTTAAAGCTTATAAGAAAATCAATAAGTTACTTGACACGGGAAGGTACCGCAACATAATGGATATGAATGCAGGTTTGGGTAGCTTTGCAGCAGCAATTGAGTCTCCAAAATTATGGGTGATGAATGTTGTTCCTACAATTGCTGAGATGTCTACATTAGGTGTTATTTATGACCGTGGGTTAATCGGCATATATCATGACTG GTGCGAAGCTTTTTCAACTTACCCAAGGACATATGATCTCATACATGCCAATGGTGTTTTCAGCTTGTACCAGAACAA GTGCAAAATGGAAGACATTCTTCTTGAGATGGACCGAATTTTGCGTCCAGAGGGTGCAGTCATATTCCGTGATGATGTGGATGTCTTGATTAAGGTAAAGAAGATCGTTGGTGGCATGAGATGGAACATTAAGTTGGTCGACCATGAGGATGGCCCCCTTGTTCCCGAGAAGATATTGGTCGCCGTAAAGCAGTACTGGGTTGGTGGAAACAAAAGTAAGAAAGACAAGCATTGA
- the LOC103977198 gene encoding sphinganine C4-monooxygenase 1 — protein MAFAVSDELLGTFVPIAVYWIYSGIYVLLGDLEKYRLHTKAEENVKNIVSKSTVVKGVLVQQAFQISVSLLLFAVISDGSGIAKPQPSFLAIIVQFLVAMFVLDTWQYFMHRYMHINKFLYKHVHSKHHTLVVPYAFGALFNHPLEGLLLDTVGGALAFLVSGMTPRTGIFFFSFATIKTVDDHCGLWLPGNPLHALFSNNSAYHDVHHQLYGSKYNFSQPFFVMWDRILGTYMPYSLEKRKEGGLEARPIKHKS, from the exons ATGGCGTTTGCAGTGTCAGATGAACTACTGGGCACGTTCGTCCCCATCGCCGTGTACTGGATCTACTCTGGAATCTATGTCTTGCTGGGTGATCTGGAGAAGTATCGGCTGCACACCAAGGCCGAGGAGAACGTGAAGAACATCGTCTCCAAATCGACCGTCGTCAAAGGCGTCCTGGTTCAGCAGGCTTTCCAGATCTctgtttcccttctcctcttcgct GTCATAAGCGACGGCAGCGGGATCGCCAAGCCACAACCCTCCTTCCTCGCCATCATCGTCCAATTCCTGGTCGCCATGTTCGTGCTCGATACATGGCAGTACTTCATGCACAGGTACATGCACATCAACAAGTTCCTGTACAAGCACGTCCACTCCAAGCACCACACTCTCGTCGTCCCCTACGCCTTCGGAGCGCTCTTCAACCATCCACTGGAAGGCCTTCTGTTGGACACCGTCGGCGGAGCTCTCGCCTTCCTCGTCTCCGGCATGACACCCCGAAcaggcatcttcttcttctccttcgccaCCATCAAGACCGTCGACGACCACTGCGGGCTGTGGCTCCCGGGGAACCCTCTCCATGCGCTCTTCAGCAACAACAGCGCTTACCATGACGTCCACCACCAACTCTATGGCAGCAAGTACAACTTCTCGCAGCCGTTCTTCGTTATGTGGGACAGGATTCTGGGCACCTACATGCCCTACTCGCTcgagaagaggaaggagggagGGTTGGAAGCTCGACCAATCAAACACAAGAGCTGA
- the LOC103977196 gene encoding F-box/kelch-repeat protein SKIP11 has protein sequence MWEDRPHLISGTFESTSDRESNWHHLPHHFHELSNSKKRVVDEGLGDEEEEEEEREGRGKRKKSLQQPDILDLKEMNWPLGDNSDGHRSDEESNNFNRLHSDAKISCLVRLSRSYYGVAASVDRDFRTMIRSGEVYRLRRHLGIAEHWVYFSCNAPQWEAYDPYQRHWIMVPRMPPSPTESFTFSDKESLAVGTELLVFGQEFNSYVVLRYSILTNSWSPGVVMNSPRCLFGSASLGGKAIIAGGTHGRNILSSAELYNSETRTWETLPPMNRARKMCSGAFMDGKFYVIGGMTSDNEVLTCGEEYDLARRSWRLIPNMSSGLNGANGAPPLVAVVNNELYAAHYADKEVMKYKKENNTWATLGKLPERFVSMNGWGLAFRACGERLIVIGGQRGTHGGMIELNSWVPNGGPPEWNIIASKHSGSFVFNCAVMSC, from the coding sequence ATGTGGGAAGACCGACCTCATTTGATCTCCGGGACGTTTGAAAGCACCTCTGACCGGGAATCGAATTGGCATCACTTGCCTCACCATTTCCACGAGTTGTCGAACAGCAAGAAACGTGTAGTGGACGAGGGTTTgggagacgaagaagaagaagaagaagagcgagAGGGTCGAGGCAAGAGGAAGAAGTCACTGCAGCAACCTGACATCCTTGATCTCAAAGAGATGAATTGGCCTCTTGGTGATAATTCTGATGGTCATAGAAGTGATGAGGAGTCAAACAACTTCAACCGGCTCCACAGTGATGCAAAAATTAGCTGTCTTGTGCGTCTCTCACGGTCATATTATGGTGTGGCTGCATCCGTCGACCGTGACTTCCGCACGATGATTCGAAGCGGGGAGGTCTATCGGCTTCGACGGCACCTGGGGATCGCCGAACACTGGGTCTATTTCTCATGCAATGCCCCTCAATGGGAGGCATATGATCCCTACCAAAGACACTGGATTATGGTCCCTAGGATGCCCCCCAGTCCTACCGAAAGCTTTACTTTCTCAGATAAGGAGTCACTCGCAGTCGGCACTGAACTACTTGTTTTTGGCCAGGAGTTTAATTCCTACGTTGTGCTGAGATACAGCATTTTGACAAACTCTTGGTCCCCTGGAGTGGTAATGAATTCACCTCGATGTCTGTTTGGATCTGCTAGTCTCGGAGGGAAAGCTATCATAGCCGGAGGTACCCATGGTCGCAATATTCTGAGCTCTGCAGAGCTGTACAATTCTGAGACTCGGACGTGGGAGACCCTACCTCCTATGAATAGAGCACGGAAGATGTGTTCGGGGGCTTTCATGGATGGAAAGTTTTATGTCATTGGTGGAATGACAAGTGATAATGAGGTGTTGACATGTGGGGAAGAGTATGACTTGGCTCGACGCTCATGGAGGTTAATTCCAAACATGTCTTCCGGTCTCAATGGTGCGAATGGTGCACCCCCGCTTGTGGCTGTGGTGAATAACGAGCTTTACGCAGCTCATTATGCTGATAAGGAGGTGATGAAGTACAAGAAGGAGAATAATACATGGGCAACATTGGGAAAGTTGCCCGAGAGGTTTGTCTCGATGAATGGTTGGGGCCTTGCATTCCGAGCCTGTGGCGAGCGGCTTATCGTAATTGGTGGGCAGCGAGGAACTCATGGAGGAATGATTGAGCTAAATTCTTGGGTTCCAAATGGAGGGCCACCAGAGTGGAACATTATTGCTAGCAAGCATTCAGGGAGCTTTGTTTTCAACTGTGCCGTGATGAGTTGCTGA
- the LOC135632947 gene encoding transcription factor ILI6-like: MSGRRSRSRQSMSPSITDEQINDLMAKLQAVLPEARLGINHRVSAARVLQETCSYLRSLHREVDDLSERLSELLAMADISGAEAAIIKSLLM, encoded by the exons ATGTCCGGTCGAAGGTCTCGATCGAGACAGTCCATGTCGCCGAGCATCACCGACGAACAGATCAACGACCTCATGGCGAAGCTGCAAGCTGTTCTTCCTGAGGCACGCCTGGGGATCAATCATAGG GTGTCGGCAGCCAGGGTGTTGCAGGAGACATGCAGCTACCTCAGAAGCTTGCACCGAGAGGTGGATGACCTGAGCGAGAGGCTCTCGGAGTTGCTCGCCATGGCGGACATCAGCGGTGCTGAAGCCGCGATCATTAAGAGCTTGCTGATGTGA